From Theileria annulata chromosome 1, complete sequence, *** SEQUENCING IN PROGRESS ***, one genomic window encodes:
- a CDS encoding uncharacterized protein (Tap821d03.p1c.cand.49 - score = 44.54), with the protein MIKLTVRRSVSDGFKSFFNNLERYKNLSYADKNKLLSQFDLKVHISLLIMEVGPEVISEINKKLDLPDNTHVSDKKSDVGEFDHLTFIKRELKRLKSSPLKKKQLLRKEIVIKGPNKFYFGIDPTKELDPIEIKSPLFSTEKESESLVSDVKKATRYELVQQILEDSRPVPQHALTDDFLDVLSRAIEENLSNLERPTLVNELSDYRPAYALKRAAFRNLLLNKCVRNAFEDSRVEKFIDSQIEVYKQRLNAPLPPEVLEPLLAFRGDVYYSFSPMKRLQQKLNGINIIVDSISKGLFEMVFMSLGEDVLSKLPEFAKKTDYPFNNYYGFKSSVPNEVTGSIRMGKENREDDLRYPNLQCVAHSLPKDPKYRAIVSHSIKVLERSKGWDQTSKIKAINRLINVYNSMSSSDYYSRVMEKSVPTDDSKPKVIKTLTRQEVFNKGLRYIQSLFRNHWNRSKRK; encoded by the exons atgATTAAATTAACAGTAAGAAGAAGTGTTTCTGATGGTTTTAAATCCTTTTTTAACAATCTCGAAAGGTATAAGAATCTGAGTTATGCAgataaaaacaaattattgtCGCAGTTTGACTTGAAGGTACACATTAGTTTATTAATCAtg GAAGTTGGTCCTGAAGTTATCTcagaaataaataaaaaattggaCCTTCCTGATAACACACATGTATCCGATAAGAAGAGCGATGTCGGAGAATTCGACCACCTTACCTTCATAAAAAGAGAGTTAAAAAGATTGAAAAGCTCACCCTTAAAGAAAAAACAACTCTTGAGGAAAGAAATAGTAATAAAAGGACCAAATAAGTTTTATTTTGGCATAGATCCAACAAAGGAACTTGACCCTATTGAaataaa GTCACCTTTATTCTCAACAGAAAAGGAAAGCGAGTCTCTGGTTTCGGATGTTAAGAAGGCTACAAGATATGAGCTAGTGCAACAAATTTTAGAGGATTCAAGACCAGTACCACAG CATGCTCTAACGGATGATTTTTTGGATGTTCTATCCAGAGCAATAGAAGAGAATCTTTCAAATTTAGA GAGGCCAACATTGGTTAACGAGCTCTCAGATTATAGGCCAGCTTACGCTTTAAAAAGAGCAGCATTTCGAAATTTACTCCTTAACAAGTGTGTTAGAAATGCTTTTGAGGATAGCAGAGTAGAAAAGTTTATAGATTCTCAGATAGAAGTTTACAAACAAAGGCTAAAT GCTCCATTGCCACCTGAGGTTTTAGAGCCACTGCTTGCCTTCAGAGGAGATGTTTACTACTCATTCTCACCAATGAAACGCCTTCAACAGAAGTTAAATGGAATTAACATAATAGTTGACTCAATTTCTAAGGGTTTGTTTGAAATGGTGTTTATGTCATTAGGTGAGGACGTTTTATCAAAACTCCCTGAATTTGCTAAAAAAACTGATTACCCATTCAATAACTATTACGGTTTCAAATCTTCAGTACCAAATGAAGTTACTGGTTCCATAAGGATGGGGAAGGAGAACAGGGAAGATGATTTGAGGTACCCAAATCTTCAGTGTGTAGCACATTCTCTTCCCAAGGACCCAAAGTACAGAGCAATAGTATCGCATTCGATAAAGGTGCTTGAGAGAAGCAAAGGATGGGACCAAACCAGTAAGATAAAGGCCATCAACAGGCTAATTAACGTGTACAATAGTATGAGCTCATCCGATTATTACTCGAGGGTAATGGAAAAATCAGTTCCAACTGATGATTCTAAGCCTAAGGTCATAAAAACCCTAACTAGGCAGGAGGTGTTTAATAAGGGCCTTCGCTATATCCAATCTCTCTTTAGGAATCACTGGAACCGCTCTAAGCGTAAATAG